A stretch of DNA from Streptococcus sp. NPS 308:
CCAGCTTAGGGTAAGGCAAGTGGAAACAAATGGCTGAAAAGTCACCCATGGTCCAATCATAGCGCTTCTTGTATTCATCCCAAGTCGTCCTGAGACTGTCCAGATATTGCTGGGTTGAATAAACGCCATTGACATAAGGAGTTGTTGAATAGTTTGGACGCCAGAAATCCATGATGTCGCGTGTTTGAGCCACATTGTCATTATTAAAGGCCATAATGCGTGGATTTTGCGTGATTAGCATGGCCACACTTCCAGCACCCTGGGTTGGTTCACCCGGAGTCGCCACACCATACTTGGCAATATCACTGGCAATGACCAATACCTTGGATTCTGGAGAAGTTTCCACATGTAACTTGGCATAATGAAGGGCAGCTGTTGCTCCATAGCAGGCTTCTTTGATTTCAAAGCTACGGGCGAAAGGCTGGATGCTTAACAGACCATGAACAAAGACTGCTGCCGCCTTACTCTGGTCAATTCCTGACTCGGTCGCCACGATGACCATGTCGATTTCTTCTTTATCTGTATCTGTGAGGATAGAGTTGCTGGCACTAGCAGCCAAGGTAACAATGTCCTCAGTCAGTGGTGCAATGCTAATTTCATTTAACAAGAGTCCCTTGCTAAATTTTTCGGGGTCAACTCCCCTTGCTTCTGCTAGGTCTTGTAATTTCAAGACATATTGACTGGTTGCAAAACCAATCTTATCAATACCGATTGTCATATTTACCTCTGTTTTTTCATTCATTGTAAAAAATCGTTTCATTCTATTTTATCACAAATAGGGGCAAAAGAGAGAAAAAAGACTTGATTCACCAAATCAAGCCTTTTCTTTGACTGCATTAGGAAGAGATTCCTCGTTGTTTTCGGATGTAGTAATAAAGCTTTAGAATTACCGTTCCACTTGCCATTCCAATAGAAATAACAAGGGCTAACATAACTACCAAAGTCGCGCTGGCAAGGGCATGACTGTAATCGCCTGTCACAAAGAAAGCTGTCGTCCGATAGGATAAATAACCTGGCACCAAGGGGGCAAGAATGGCCAAAACAAAAACCACTGCAGGTGTCTTATAGACAATACTTAAAATCTGACTGATACAAGAGCCAATTACTGCTGCGATAAAGGTTGCGACAATAACATTGGTTGGTTCTTTTAGAACAAGATAGAGGAGCCAAACGCCCATTCCCAAAATACCACCAGGTAGGAGCATGGAGCGTTGGACATTCAGTACGATTAAAAAGGTGATAATGGCGAGTAAACTCGCCACCGCTTGGAGTAAAATACTTGTTAGAGTCATCTTATGTCATCAAAACCAGGGCGACCGAAGTGCCGGCCCCTAAAGCGAGGGTAATGAGCAGAGATTCAAACATCTTGCTCATACCAGAGTTGATATGGTTAGTCATGATATCCCGAACCGCATTTGTCAGAGCAATCCCTGGAACAAAGGGCATGACTGCTCCTGCTATGATTAGGTCTGCTGTCGAAGGAAATCCAGTGTAGCGGGCCCAGAACTGGGCAATCAAGCCAAAAACAAAGGCTCCCGCAAAGGCTGTTACAAAAGGAATTCGGATAAACTTCTCGACGTAGAGAGAGAAGGCAAATCCAAATAAAGTCGCAATAGCTGCACCAAATGCGTCATAGACATTTCCCCCAAACATAATCGAGAAGAAGGGGGCACTAAGGGTCGCTGCGATGGTCACTTGGAACTTGCTATAAGGAAGGGGTTGATTGCCGATTTCTTTAAGCTTTGTAAAGGCTGTAGAGAGATCAATCTGGCCACCCACAAGTTCTCGAGATACTTGGTTGACATCACAAACTTTTTCGATGTTATAGGAGGATGACGTCACCCGCTTCATTCGAGAAATATTAGTATTTTCAATAGAAAAGAAAATAGCTGCGGGCATGGCAAGTACATTGCAATCCATAATCCCTTGTGAATGGGCAATACGAATCATGGTATCCTCTACCCGATGAATCTCCGAACCACTTTTCAAGAGAATGGTTCCAGCTAACATAATGACATCAATGACGGCATTCAACTCTCTCGATTCGTCCATTTTCTCCTCCTTTTTTCTACTCCCTATATTTTATCACAAAATCTTGTTAAAAAAAATCTTTGTCATGATTTCATGACAAAGATTCGTTTAATCTCGAGAACTTTCGCGGTTTCCTTCATTGTTTGGTTGATTCGTTGGAGGATTATTACCTTGTTGATTTCCTTGCTGGTTCCCTTGATTTGGTGTTGTTGTAGAACCTTGGTTCCCACGTTGGGCAGGATTAGAGGATGAAGTTGATGGTGGTGTTTTTGGTTTGTAGATGGAAAGTTTGATACGCGTGCTAGCAAGGTCAACCTTTTCACCAGCTTTTGGTGTTTGACTTACAACAGTTCCTTCTGCTGTTCCTTCAGGAGCAGTCGATACTTCAATAACCTCAATATTAGCCTCTTTTACTCCGACAATCTGAGTCAAGTTATTCTTTGTAAACTCGAGACTTGAACCGATGTAGTTCGGCATGCTGACACTAGTCACCTTCTTAGCCACTGTTAAGGTAATCGTAGTGGCTTTTGAGAGATCATAAGTCGAACCCGAAGCAGGGGTTTGTCTGAGGATGGTTCCGGGTTCGCTTTCGCTGGATTCTTCTTCTTCCATCTGGATTAGATTTTCTGGCACCTTTTTCTCCTTGAGTTCAGCCACGACTTCCGTATACTTGCGTCCGACGTAATTGCTCAATTGGAAAGATTGCTTCCCAGAAGAGACAACCAAATTGACCTTGGTTCCTTCTTTTCGGCCACTACCAGCTTCTGGATCGGTTCGAATAACGCGTCCTTCTGCTACTGTATCACTAGCCTCCGATTTCTCTTCGCCAGCTTCAAACTTGGATTTTTTGAGTGCTTCTTTGGCTTCTGCAACAGTTTGTCCAGCCACGTCAGGAATAGCAATCGTTGCAGGTGTTCTTGACAAAATCCAGATTAAAGAGGCTACAACCAATAGAAGGCTAGCTAAAAGAATCATATAGCGAGCTTTAAACTTCCGTTTTTTAGCTGGCTTTGGTGCAGGTGCTGGCTCAGCGACTGGTTGAGTAGCTTTCTTTGGCTGAGGACGCTCTTCCTGCGCAGGCGCTTTAGGAATAGACGTCAGTGTACTTTGTGGAACTTTAGGCAAGGTCTTGGTATCTGCCTTGCTGGCATCATCAAAGACCAATTTTGGTTCATTTCGGCGATTGTAGGACAAACTACTCGACAAATCTACATACATTTCCGAAACAGACTGATAGCGATCCGTCAATTTCTTGGCAGTTGCCTTGATGACAACATTTTCTAAAGCCTGAGGGACAGATGGGTTTTCAGCAATGACTGATGGAAGAGGCTTCTGGAAATGCTGGAGAGCAATCGTAACTGCACTATCCCCATCGTAAGGAATGTGACCAGTTAGCATCTCATAGAAGATAATCCCCATTGCATAGATATCGCTCTGGAAAGTCGCTTTAGAACCACGCGCTTGCTCAGGTGACAAGTAATGAACGGAGCCTAGCATCGAGTTTGTCTGAGTCAGACTGGTCTCCGCAAAGGCTACTGCAATTCCAAAGTCCGTGACCTTGGCTGTGCCATCAGGGGTCAGTAGGATATTTTGAGGTTTCAAATCCCGGTGAACGATTCCTCGAGTATGGGCTAAGCGCATTGCTAAGAGGATTTGTCCCATAATCCGAACTGCTTCTTCGTTTGAAAGAGGATAGTGTTCTTTGATATAACGCTTGAGGTCAAGACCTGCTACGTATTCCATAGCTAGGTACTGTTGACCATCTTCCTCACCAATATCTGTTATCCGAACGATATGAGGATGGTCCAGATCCGCCATGGCTCTCGCTTCACGTTGGAAACGTGCCACAGCAATAGGGTCTGTCTGGTAGTTGGTCCTCAGGACCTTCACTGCCACTTCTTCCCCGTCTAGGATCAAATCCTTGGCCAAGTAAACATCTGCCATGCCTCCTCGACCAATCTGCTTGACAATCCGATACCGCCCGGCAAAAATCTTGCCGATTTGGATCATTCTGCTGCCTCCTCGTTCATGTAAACAAGGGCAACCGTAATGTTGTCTAAACCTCCTGCATTGTTAGCGAAACGAATGAGGGTTGCCGCCTTGTCTGCTAGGGAAATATCGCTGGTTACGATATCATAAATCTCGCTGGCCGAAATCATATTGGTTAGGCCGTCACTGTTGAGCAGGAGATAATCCCCTGACTCCAGTGTAATCATTCCAAAATCTGGTTGAATCTCATCTTTTTGTCCGATGGACTGAGTGATGATATTTTTTTGGGGATGCGCTTCAGCTTCTTCTGGAGTCAACTGGCCAGCCTTGAGCAATTCATTGACCAAGGAATGGTCACTGGTCAACTGGTGGTACTCTTCTCCACGAATCAAACCGATACGAGAATCTCCAATATGAGCATAGATAGCTTGGTTGTCAATAATAGCCATAGCTTCTAGCGTAGTTCCCATACCTTTGTAGTCTTCGTCCTGACCTAGTTGATGAATTTTTTGATTTTCAATCTCTAGGTAGTGGGCAAACCACTCACGAACTTCATTGACTGAGTCGATTTGGGTATCCACCCAAGCCACGCCTAGGTCTGTTACCGCCATTTCACTAGCGATATTTCCTGCACGGTGCCCTCCCATCCCGTCAGCCAAGAGGATCATAGTGCGTCCTGCTCGGTTGACAAAGTGATTGACATAGTCTTGGTTATTTGTTCGTTTCTGACCAACATCTGTTAATAATGCTATTTCCATTGTGTCAGTTCCTTCCTAATCTGATATCTTACGAAATTGGCTAATGAAGAATCCATCACTTCCATACAATTCTGGAGTAATCAGGATACAGCCATCTTTCAGGATATCTTTACATTCGTGTTCTAGTTTAACCTGCTCGAACTCGGGATGACTTTCTAAAAACGCCTCAACGACTTGAAAGTTCTCCTCAGAGACAATAGTACAGGTACTATACGTTATTATACCACCTTTTCGTAGTGTTTGACAAACACTACCTAATATTTCCAGCTGAATTTCCTGTAGGGACGTGAAATCTGCCGTTTCTTTATTGTATTTGATATCTGGTTTGCGACGTAAGAGCCCAATACCAGAACAGGGAGCATCTACCAAAATCTTATCAAAAGAGTCCCGACCGAAAAACTCATGCACTTTTCTGGCATCCAATTTTTGCGTTTGCACTCGATCTGCCACACCCAGACGTTGGGCGTTTTCTTGGATCAAGTCCAACTTGTGATCATAAAGATCCAAAGCCGTCACCTTACCAGATGTGAGGAAAGAAGCCATATGGGCTGTTTTCCCACCCGGAGCTGCACAGGCATCTAGGACCTGCTCATGACCTTGCAGATCAAGAGTGGGAGCAACCAATTGACTGGACTCGTCTTGGATGGTAATAGCACCCTCTGAAAACAAATCATGTCCCGCAAAGTGTCCCTGCTCCTTGACCAAACCAGAAGCAGCCAAAGGTGAATCACTCGCCTCTAACACGGCTTTGATTTCCTCCTTTCGACTCAAGTCGGTCACTCGGATGCTGGCTTTGTTGCGCACCAAGAGGCTTTCAAAGATGGCTTGGGCTCGCTCTTCGCCGTATTCTTCCTTAAGTTTAGACACGAGCCAAACTGGGATAGAATAGGCAATGGAATCACGCTTATTTTTGCGTTTGATGCTGTCAATATCTGGCCAGCCTTCTCGCAAAATACGACGAAGGACGGCGTTGACCAATTTTTCACTGCCTTTTTTACGGGCTTTGGCTAGCTCTACCGCTTCATTGACTACAGCGTGATTAGGAATCTTATCCAGATACCGAAGTTGGTAGGCACTCATGAGAAGAAGAACATAGAGCCAGTTATCTAGCTTGTCTCGATCTTGGATAAAGTGGGACAGGTACCATTCTAAGGTGAGTTTGCGGGCTACCGTTCCGTAGACAATCTCAGTCACCAAACCCTTGTCTGCTGCTGAAAGTTGACTGCCCTTGAGGTGTTTATTTAAGGCAATATTTGAATATGCTTGGTTGACAAAAACATCCTCTAACACTGCTAGAGCTAGATTTCTAGCCGTTTCTACTTTAGTCACCAAATCGTTCTCCTACAGTCAATGTCCGTCCAACTCCGTTGAGGAAGGAAGCAATGTCCATCTTAGGCTTACCTGCTGGCTGGACTTGCTTGAGAGACAGAGCTCCTTCAGCCGTTGCGACGATCAAGTCCTTCTTGCCAATTGAGAGGATCTCACCTGGATTTCCCTGACCTTCTACTGGTAGGGCTTCATAAATCTTAAAGCGGTCACCCTTGAGAAAAGTGTGGGCAACAGGCCATGGGTTCATCCCTCTAATTTGGTTGAAGAGTTGGCGATTGGTTTTAGTCCAATCAAGTTTCTCTTCTTCTGGCTTAATATTTGGCGAGAAAGTGACTTGACTAGAATCTTGTGGTTCAGGTTGTATTTCTCCTGCTAGGTAGCCAGGTAGTGTATCCAAGAGTAAATCACGGCCAACGATTGCCAATTTCTCAAACAAGGTGCCGACATTGTCCTCATCTGTGATGGGAATACTGCGACGGGAAATCATATCACCTGCGTCCATCTCCTTGACCATTTCCATGATAGTCACACCAGCTTCCTCATCCCCTTGAATCAAGGCATAATGAATGGGGGCGCCACCACGGTGTTTGGGAAGAAGGGAGGCGTGAACATTGACCGCAAAGTCCATGCTATCAAGGAGTTTGCTTGGGAGAAACTGCCCAAAAGCAGCGGTCACAATCCCATCCGCTCCTAAATTCATAATAGCTTCCAGCTCTAAGCTTCCAGATAATTTTTCAGGTTGGTAGATAGGAAGATTTGCTTCTTTGGCAGCCTGCTTGACTGGGGTTTCTTGGATTACTTTTTTACGGCCGACAGCACGGTCTGGCTGGGTTACAACAGCTAGAATCTCGTAACGATCATCTGATAACAACCCCTTCAAAACTGTCGCTGAAAAATCGGGAGTTCCCATAAAGATTAGTTTTGTCATTTCTTCTCCTTCTTATAAAAATTGCTGCGGTTCGTGGTCAATGCTGAGACGAAGCTTGCTATTTTCCCGTTCTTGAGTCAAGGCCAAGACCTGGTTGAGGGTTGGTCCCAGCTCATCTTCTAAACGGTATTTAATCAAAATCTGGTAATGGTAAAGGTTGTGGGTGCGAGCAATGGGTTTTGGTGTCGGTCCAAGGATTTTACTAGTTTCCGATAAACCTGAGCGCAAAATTCCCATGACTTCATAGGCACGTTTGACAACCTCTTCTTCTTTCTTGTGAGAGAGGGTAATCCCAATAGTGAAATAATAAGGCGGATAGCCGAGTTGGCGCCTGATACTCATTTCATAGGCGTAAAAGCCTTCGTAGTCTTGGTCTTTGGCAAATCGAATGGCATAGTGATCAGGATTGTAAGACTGGATCAAGACCTGCCCAGCTTTTTCCGCACGACCTGCCCGACCAGCCACCTGAGTTAAGAGTTGGAAGGTTCTCTCGGAAGAACGAAAATCAGGCAGATTCAAGGCCGTATCCGCATTGAGCACTCCTACTAGGGTTACATTTGGAAAATCCAAGCCCTTGGCAATCATCTGCGTTCCCAGCAAGATGTCTGCTTCCCCTCGGCCAAACTGGTCAAGAAGAGCTTGGTGACTCCCCTTCCTGCGGGTCGTATCCACATCCATCCGCAGAATGCGAGCCTGAGGAAAGAGCTCTGCTAGCTCATCATAGGCTTTCTGAGTCCCCGTCCCATAGTAACGAATACTGCGGCTCTGACAGTTGGGACAGACATGAGGAATTCCCTTCGAAAAGCCACAGTAATGGCAGTTCATGGTCTTGGTATCCATGTGGAGAGTCAGAGAAATATCACAGTTGGGACAGCTATCTACCGTTCCACACTCCCGACACATAACAAAGCTAGAATAACCCCGACGGTTGAGCATGAGGACTACCTGTTCTTTTTTATCCAAACGGTCTTGGATGGCCTCTAGCAAAGGAGGCGTAAAGTTTGATGTCTCATTCTGCCCGATATAGTCACGAAAGTCAATCAATTGAACCTCAGGAATAGTGGCTAAAGGATTGGCCCGTTGGGTTAGACGTAAGTGTTGATAGACACCTTTTCCAGCACGCGCACGGCTCTCTAAGCTCGGTGTCGCTGAACCAAGGACCAGGGCTGCTTTATTGTACTGGGCCCGTAAGATGGCGACCTCTCTGGCATGATAACGGGGATTGCTGTCTTGTTTGTAACTAGCTTCATGCTCTTCATCGATAATGATGACACCCAGATTTTTTATAGGTGCAAAGATGGCCGATCTGGCTCCAACCACAACTTGAGCATCTCCACGCTCGACCTTGCGCCATTCATCGTACTTTTCACCATTGGAAAGGCCTGAGTGGAGGATAGCTACTTTCTCGCCAAAACGAGCAATGAAACGTTCCGTCATCTGTGGCGTCAGGGAAATCTCAGGCACCAGCAAAATGGCTGTCTTGCCCTTGTCCAAGGCTCCTTGGATGATTTGCAAGTAAACCTCTGTCTTCCCACTTCCTGTAATCCCTTGAAGGAGGAAAGGAGGTTGCTGACTGCCAATAGCTCTGATAACCGCATCGCGAGCTTGTCTTTGCTCTGGGTTCAGCTCCAAAGGTCTACTTGCTTCAATACCTTCGAAATAAGCAGCTGAACGTTGCACTTCCTTGTGGACTAGGGTTAGAGCACCTTGCTCCACAAAAAAGTTGACTTGCTCCCTCGAATAAGACTCTAACAAGCTAGCCAGAGGGGCACTTTCAGGATGAGCTAGCAAATAGTCTCTCAGCTCTGCCTTTTTCTTAGCACGCGCAGAAATCTCAATCTGCTCTAGTCGAGTAGCATCAACCTCATACCAAGACTGGGTCTTGACCTTCTTCTGATCGACTGCCTGATACTCTAAGCGGAGCAGACCTTTTCTCGTCAAACGCATCATTTCTGCCTGCTTGGCCAAATCTAGAGATGAAAAGGCTAGCGAATCTTCTGAACCAAACAAACGCTCTTTGTCTGCCTGGCTTAGGCCTTCTAAAGGATAGAGAATCTTATCATAACTGGAGTTTAAAAATCCCGGAAGCATGGCTTTTAGGATGGAGATTTTGTAAGAAAAGACAGACTTGCGTAACTCCTCAGCCAGCCAGAGTTGCTCCTGAGTCAAGACTGGAGAAAAGTCTAGGACTTCTGCAATCTCTTTCAAGTCCTGATCTGCAACTTCTTCATCCGACTGGGACTCCAAGGCCAACACAATCCCTTGGATTAAACGATTGCCCTTGCCGAAGGGTACATGGACCCGCATACCGACTTCCAGCATGTCTACAAATTCCTCAGGGACCTTGTAGCTATAGGGCTGGTCCGTCTGCATCAGGGGAACATCCACGATAATCTTTGCGATAGCCATCTTCTCACCTCCTTCTTGTCAGTACATTCTTGCAATAGAAAAAATAAGATTGAGTCCCCCCAACCTTAAATTTTTTCACCATCTTCTTTTTCTTTAGCAATTTGCTCTTTGATTTTCTTTTCTTCTTCTTCTTTGCGGCGTTTTTCTTCTTCGATACGGAGACGAACCGCTTCACGTTTTCCTTCTGGATCTGGGTGAATGGTTACATTTCCAGACTCGATTTCTTCCAAAGCACGAAGAGTTGATTTTTCAGATTTGAATTCTTGAGTTGCAGGTGCTCCAGCTTCTAATTCGTGGGCACGTTTTGCTAACAAGATTACGAGTGAATATTTTGATGGTACCTTGTCCAGCAAGGTATCGATAGAGGGTTTAAGCATCATTTGTTTGTACCTGTTTCCTATAGTTTATCGAGTAGTTGGAGATTTTGGCAACATTTCCTGATAGTGACCAATGACACGGTCCACACGGAAGTGTTCTGCTTCGATCACACGCTTGACACGTTCAGCAGCGAGGGGCACCTGATCGTTGACGATGGCATAATCATACTCACGCATGAGAGCAATTTCTTCCTTAGCTTTTTCGATTCGTTGGGCAATCACTTCAGCGCTATCTGTTCCACGACCTACCAAACGATCTTGTAATTCATCCAAATCTGGTGGTGTTAGAAAGATAAAGACAGCGTCTGGAACCTTTTTCTTAACCTGAAGGGCTCCTTGCACTTCAATCTCAAGAAAGACATCGATTCCCTTGTCCAAAGTTTCATTGACATAAGTCAGAGGAGTTCCATAATAGTTACCAACATATTCTGCATATTCCAACATCTGACCTTGACGGATCAACTCTTCAAATTCTTCACGAGTACGGAAGAAATAGTCCACTCCATCCACTTCACCAGGACGTTGCGCACGCGTCGTCATCGATACAGAGTATTGAAATTGATTCTCAGAACTCTCAAAAATCTCTCTTCTAACCGTTCCTTTCCCAACTCCTGAAGGACCAGAAAAAACGATTAGCAAGCCTCGGTCTGCCATTATGTCTCCTTTAGTTAGTCTGTGAAATAAAGTGAAATTTCTCTCGGATACTGATGATTGCGTCAGTTATCCTTCTACAGTCTTTCTATCTAGTGTAACAAAAAAGCAGTAATATTTCAACTGCTCTTTCTTATTTATTTAGCATAATCTACTGCACGAAGTTCGCGGATCACGGTTACCTTGATATTTCCTGGGTAATCGAGATTGTTTTCAATTTTCTCACGAACTTTGTGAGCCAAGATTGTGACTTTGTCGTCTTTGATTTGTCCTGGATTAACCATGATACGGATTTCACGTCCTGCTTGAAGGGCAAAGCTATTTTGCACCCCTTCAAAGCCATTAGCGATTTCTTCCAAATCATGGAGACGCTTGATATAGCTCTCAAGAGATTCACTACGAGCACCTGGACGCGCTGCACTCAAGGCATCTGCTGCAGCAACGATCACTGCAATGACACTTTCAGCTTCCACATCTCCGTGGTGGCTAGCAATGGTATTGACCACAACTGGGTGTTCCTTGTACTTACGAGCCAACTCCGTACCAATCTCAACGTGACTGCCTTCAACCTCGCGGTCAATAGCTTTCCCGATGTCATGAAGGAATCCAGCACGACGGGCAAGAGCCGCATTTTCACCAAGTTCACTCGCGATGATACCAGATAACTTAGCAACCTCAATCGAATGACGCAAGACATTTTGTCCATAAGAAGTACGGAACTGCAAGCGTCCCATGATCTTCATCAAGTCTGGATGGAGGTTTGGCGCACCAATCTCATAGGCAGCAGCCTCCCCATATTCACGGATTTTATTGTCAATCTCCTGACGGTTTTTCTCCACCAACTCCTCGATACGAGCTGGATGGATACGGCCATCCTTGAGCAACATTTCCATGGTCATACGAGCAATTTCACGACGAATCGGATCAAATCCTGACAAGGTCACCACTTCCGGTGTATCGTCGATAATCACATCGACCCCTGTCAAACTTTCAAAGGTACGAATATTGCGTCCTTCACGACCGATAATGCGGCCCTTCATGGTATCGTCTGGTAGGTGAACTGTCGAGTTTGTTGACTCTGCTACATACTCACCAGCGATACGTTGCATAGCCTGAACCAAGATATCTTTCGCAATCTTGTCTGAACGTTCCTTGACCTCTTGCTCTGCCTCACGAATGCGGCTAGCAATTTCCTTGGTCAAATTTTCCTCTGTCTGAGCCAAGATAATATCTCGAGCCTCAGTTTGGGAAAGGGAACCGATACGTTCAAGTTCAGCTTCTTTTTGTCTTTCGACTTCCTCTAATTGCTCTTCACGTGCATCAAGGTTTTTTGCTCTATCAGAAATACTTTGTTCTTTTTGTTCAAGTGTTTTTTCTTTGTTCGTCAAATTGTCGTCTTTGCGGTCAAGACTCGTTGCTCTCTCCGTCAAACGACTTTCGATTTGCTTGAGCTCCTGACGTTCTGACTTAAATTCAGCGTCCACTTCTTCACGGTATTTTCTGGCTTCCTCTTTGGCCTCCAATAGTGCTTCTTTTTTAAGAGACTTGCTTTCGCTCTTGGCTTCATTTAGCAATAAATCCGCTTCGCGCTCAGCTTGTCCTCGTAAATTAGTTGCTTCTTGTTCAGCATTTAGAAGCATCAACTCTGCAGCCTCTTGAGATGATTTCATCTTAGCTGAGATGCTGACATATCCAATGACTAAACCAATGATGACGGCAAAAACAGCAATCGCAAGTGTCATGAT
This window harbors:
- a CDS encoding threonine/serine exporter family protein — its product is MDESRELNAVIDVIMLAGTILLKSGSEIHRVEDTMIRIAHSQGIMDCNVLAMPAAIFFSIENTNISRMKRVTSSSYNIEKVCDVNQVSRELVGGQIDLSTAFTKLKEIGNQPLPYSKFQVTIAATLSAPFFSIMFGGNVYDAFGAAIATLFGFAFSLYVEKFIRIPFVTAFAGAFVFGLIAQFWARYTGFPSTADLIIAGAVMPFVPGIALTNAVRDIMTNHINSGMSKMFESLLITLALGAGTSVALVLMT
- the pknB gene encoding Stk1 family PASTA domain-containing Ser/Thr kinase, with translation MIQIGKIFAGRYRIVKQIGRGGMADVYLAKDLILDGEEVAVKVLRTNYQTDPIAVARFQREARAMADLDHPHIVRITDIGEEDGQQYLAMEYVAGLDLKRYIKEHYPLSNEEAVRIMGQILLAMRLAHTRGIVHRDLKPQNILLTPDGTAKVTDFGIAVAFAETSLTQTNSMLGSVHYLSPEQARGSKATFQSDIYAMGIIFYEMLTGHIPYDGDSAVTIALQHFQKPLPSVIAENPSVPQALENVVIKATAKKLTDRYQSVSEMYVDLSSSLSYNRRNEPKLVFDDASKADTKTLPKVPQSTLTSIPKAPAQEERPQPKKATQPVAEPAPAPKPAKKRKFKARYMILLASLLLVVASLIWILSRTPATIAIPDVAGQTVAEAKEALKKSKFEAGEEKSEASDTVAEGRVIRTDPEAGSGRKEGTKVNLVVSSGKQSFQLSNYVGRKYTEVVAELKEKKVPENLIQMEEEESSESEPGTILRQTPASGSTYDLSKATTITLTVAKKVTSVSMPNYIGSSLEFTKNNLTQIVGVKEANIEVIEVSTAPEGTAEGTVVSQTPKAGEKVDLASTRIKLSIYKPKTPPSTSSSNPAQRGNQGSTTTPNQGNQQGNQQGNNPPTNQPNNEGNRESSRD
- a CDS encoding primosomal protein N', which produces MAIAKIIVDVPLMQTDQPYSYKVPEEFVDMLEVGMRVHVPFGKGNRLIQGIVLALESQSDEEVADQDLKEIAEVLDFSPVLTQEQLWLAEELRKSVFSYKISILKAMLPGFLNSSYDKILYPLEGLSQADKERLFGSEDSLAFSSLDLAKQAEMMRLTRKGLLRLEYQAVDQKKVKTQSWYEVDATRLEQIEISARAKKKAELRDYLLAHPESAPLASLLESYSREQVNFFVEQGALTLVHKEVQRSAAYFEGIEASRPLELNPEQRQARDAVIRAIGSQQPPFLLQGITGSGKTEVYLQIIQGALDKGKTAILLVPEISLTPQMTERFIARFGEKVAILHSGLSNGEKYDEWRKVERGDAQVVVGARSAIFAPIKNLGVIIIDEEHEASYKQDSNPRYHAREVAILRAQYNKAALVLGSATPSLESRARAGKGVYQHLRLTQRANPLATIPEVQLIDFRDYIGQNETSNFTPPLLEAIQDRLDKKEQVVLMLNRRGYSSFVMCRECGTVDSCPNCDISLTLHMDTKTMNCHYCGFSKGIPHVCPNCQSRSIRYYGTGTQKAYDELAELFPQARILRMDVDTTRRKGSHQALLDQFGRGEADILLGTQMIAKGLDFPNVTLVGVLNADTALNLPDFRSSERTFQLLTQVAGRAGRAEKAGQVLIQSYNPDHYAIRFAKDQDYEGFYAYEMSIRRQLGYPPYYFTIGITLSHKKEEEVVKRAYEVMGILRSGLSETSKILGPTPKPIARTHNLYHYQILIKYRLEDELGPTLNQVLALTQERENSKLRLSIDHEPQQFL
- a CDS encoding hydroxymethylglutaryl-CoA synthase; protein product: MTIGIDKIGFATSQYVLKLQDLAEARGVDPEKFSKGLLLNEISIAPLTEDIVTLAASASNSILTDTDKEEIDMVIVATESGIDQSKAAAVFVHGLLSIQPFARSFEIKEACYGATAALHYAKLHVETSPESKVLVIASDIAKYGVATPGEPTQGAGSVAMLITQNPRIMAFNNDNVAQTRDIMDFWRPNYSTTPYVNGVYSTQQYLDSLRTTWDEYKKRYDWTMGDFSAICFHLPYPKLALKGLRKMMDKTLSQEKQDSLQENFDKSILYSQMIGNIYTGSLFLGLLSLLENAETLKAGDKIALYSYGSGAVSEFFSGELVEGYEAYLDKERLSKLQQRTVLSVADYEKVFFEEVQLDESGSAQFAAYEHQDYALVEIVDHQRRYSKVEK
- a CDS encoding Stp1/IreP family PP2C-type Ser/Thr phosphatase, with product MEIALLTDVGQKRTNNQDYVNHFVNRAGRTMILLADGMGGHRAGNIASEMAVTDLGVAWVDTQIDSVNEVREWFAHYLEIENQKIHQLGQDEDYKGMGTTLEAMAIIDNQAIYAHIGDSRIGLIRGEEYHQLTSDHSLVNELLKAGQLTPEEAEAHPQKNIITQSIGQKDEIQPDFGMITLESGDYLLLNSDGLTNMISASEIYDIVTSDISLADKAATLIRFANNAGGLDNITVALVYMNEEAAE
- the rsmB gene encoding 16S rRNA (cytosine(967)-C(5))-methyltransferase RsmB; the encoded protein is MTKVETARNLALAVLEDVFVNQAYSNIALNKHLKGSQLSAADKGLVTEIVYGTVARKLTLEWYLSHFIQDRDKLDNWLYVLLLMSAYQLRYLDKIPNHAVVNEAVELAKARKKGSEKLVNAVLRRILREGWPDIDSIKRKNKRDSIAYSIPVWLVSKLKEEYGEERAQAIFESLLVRNKASIRVTDLSRKEEIKAVLEASDSPLAASGLVKEQGHFAGHDLFSEGAITIQDESSQLVAPTLDLQGHEQVLDACAAPGGKTAHMASFLTSGKVTALDLYDHKLDLIQENAQRLGVADRVQTQKLDARKVHEFFGRDSFDKILVDAPCSGIGLLRRKPDIKYNKETADFTSLQEIQLEILGSVCQTLRKGGIITYSTCTIVSEENFQVVEAFLESHPEFEQVKLEHECKDILKDGCILITPELYGSDGFFISQFRKISD
- the fmt gene encoding methionyl-tRNA formyltransferase, producing the protein MTKLIFMGTPDFSATVLKGLLSDDRYEILAVVTQPDRAVGRKKVIQETPVKQAAKEANLPIYQPEKLSGSLELEAIMNLGADGIVTAAFGQFLPSKLLDSMDFAVNVHASLLPKHRGGAPIHYALIQGDEEAGVTIMEMVKEMDAGDMISRRSIPITDEDNVGTLFEKLAIVGRDLLLDTLPGYLAGEIQPEPQDSSQVTFSPNIKPEEEKLDWTKTNRQLFNQIRGMNPWPVAHTFLKGDRFKIYEALPVEGQGNPGEILSIGKKDLIVATAEGALSLKQVQPAGKPKMDIASFLNGVGRTLTVGERFGD
- a CDS encoding threonine/serine exporter family protein, with the protein product MTLTSILLQAVASLLAIITFLIVLNVQRSMLLPGGILGMGVWLLYLVLKEPTNVIVATFIAAVIGSCISQILSIVYKTPAVVFVLAILAPLVPGYLSYRTTAFFVTGDYSHALASATLVVMLALVISIGMASGTVILKLYYYIRKQRGISS